A window of Hordeum vulgare subsp. vulgare chromosome 5H, MorexV3_pseudomolecules_assembly, whole genome shotgun sequence genomic DNA:
GGGACAAATGGGAAATGAGTAGGAAAAGGGGAAAAGCGCGCTGAAGTTCGTTCTGGACCCGCGACTTCTGTTTTTTCTATTCAATCAGAGTCATCTTAGGCCCCTTTCGGTGTGGCCTTCGGGGAGCCATCACCTTGGGCTTTGTTTGGGCCTGCCTTCTCTTGGGTTAGCGTGCTGTTGGGTGAGATATTCCCTGTTCTTACTACAACCGGGGCCGGTGCCGGGCCTGGGTTGTTAGCAGGCTGGGGCGGTGCCGGGCCTGGGTTTTTAGCAGGCTGGGGCGGGCTTTTCTGCCCAAATCCGACTTGTTTGATGCTACGCTTCTTGGATTTGGCGACGGTAATCTCCAGCATGCCGGCCTTGAGCTCCGCGGTGACGTCGTTGCTGTCGTATTCCTTGGTCATGAGCAGCTTGACGTGGAAGGAGCCCACCCCGTGCACGTCCTCGTCGTGTCCGCGGCCGCCGGCCCTGGTGCCAGCCTTCCTCTTGATCTCGAGCatgtcctcgccggcggtgatcTCGAGGTCGTCCTCCGACAGCCCGGGCACCTGGAACCATAGCTTGacgtagtcctcctcctccttgatgtcccACCGCTCCTTGCTGTCCGGCGGTTGCACGGGATACAGCAGGGCtgaacacacacgcacacacacgcaTAGACTTCAGATTAATTTCAACAGCTATGGAAGATGAATGTCGACGGCGTCTTACGTACCGGTGGGGGGAATGCTGTACGCCGGCCGCTGTTTCTCCGGGTGAGCCCGTACCACAGACGACGACGACGGCCGCCGGCACTTGACGGCAAGAGAATTAGGGaaggcggccgctgccgccggccTCCAAGAACGGCTAGCCGGCGTGCCGGAGGAAGACGGCAGCACGGGCGAGCGGCTCGCAGGAGTGTAAGACGCAACAACCGTCGACATTACACCTGTGACTCTAACTTGTTTATGCTGATGCTGGATCGGGGGAGTAACGAGAGAACTATCTGACGAAGGGTAAAAGTTGGTTTAATGCATGCCAACTCTTGGCTGCTAGAGTGTGCGGCCGTTCCAATTTATACTGTACTACACATATGGAAGCGTATCCAGAGAGCGAGGTAGCAGGCGTGTCGGCTGGCCGTTCCACGAATAATAACCTTTGCTTGTCGGATAGGGAGGGAATAAAGAGAGAAAATTAGGCAGAAATAGGGCAGACAGGGACGATGCCTATTTCGTACGTAAAGTGATGATTCTTCAGGTGGATCGATGCTAATCATGCTGATACATGACCGCCCAAAAGAAAAGCTTGCCGACACATCAAGTGTGGAGGGGAGAAGAAAGAAAAACAGTGGCTCATGGACTGGAGCATATTTCTTTGCTCCAATTTGCACCTTCTCTACTGTCCTCAGAACAGAAGGAGATGATGATGTGCAATGTGTTTTCATTTCTGAATCAAATTTAACTTATTAGATCGAGGGAACATCAGATACAACCAGGTAATAGGATAGCTGAACCACAGACACAGAAACGATCCTACTCAAAGGGGAGGTGATAACCAAGATCATACACCTTATAATTCTTGCTATAATCATAGTCGAACTCGTCGTCACTATGCTAACATACCTCTCGACGATGATGGACATCATAAGAAAATTTAGCCGTTGAATTACTTGCAAAGACCTTTATTCAATAACGAAAATATATTAATATCAAGTGGATATTAATTACACCAGGCCTCTGCAACAACATAATGTGAGAAACTGGTCGAGGCATCAAGGATGCACAcagccaaaagaaaaaaaaaactgtcGAACTGATCAGTGAAGTTGCATGAACTATCACCACCAAAGGCCACACCCAGACTGTAAAAAAGGTTCTCCAAGAACGACGCCTCCAAGAAAAAAACCGTGCACCAACACAGTCGTCGCCTGATCATAGATCATGGGTTTTCACCCTGAAGAAAGTCCGACTATCCAAGCAATGCCTTCAACAAGGAGACCAATAGAGATCCGCCATTGTCAGGTACAACTAGTGAAAATCAGACCTAGGGTTTTCATTCCGGAAGTAAAGACTTTGTGCCCAAAGAGCACCACCAAGAAGAAGTCCTGCTATGTTGTCGCCCTGCTAGCCGAGACTGCTGCAAAACACTGATCATCCGGTCCATAATCTTCACCACATCCAAACTCGCATCCGTCATCACTTGAAATCTCAAACTCAACATGAGCCATCAAGATCCACTGGTCATTTGATCCGGCACAACCATCTTGAAATTCCCTATCATTATCAACAGCACAGTAATCGCCGGTAAATATGTCGTTGCGTACCTCATGGTGCTGATAGGTTAG
This region includes:
- the LOC123396108 gene encoding heat shock protein 21, chloroplastic-like: MSTVVASYTPASRSPVLPSSSGTPASRSWRPAAAAAFPNSLAVKCRRPSSSSVVRAHPEKQRPAYSIPPTALLYPVQPPDSKERWDIKEEEDYVKLWFQVPGLSEDDLEITAGEDMLEIKRKAGTRAGGRGHDEDVHGVGSFHVKLLMTKEYDSNDVTAELKAGMLEITVAKSKKRSIKQVGFGQKSPPQPAKNPGPAPPQPANNPGPAPAPVVVRTGNISPNSTLTQEKAGPNKAQGDGSPKATPKGA